A single genomic interval of Eptesicus fuscus isolate TK198812 chromosome 10, DD_ASM_mEF_20220401, whole genome shotgun sequence harbors:
- the SNRPC gene encoding U1 small nuclear ribonucleoprotein C — MPKFYCDYCDTYLTHDSPSVRKTHCSGRKHKENVKDYYQKWMEEQAQSLIDKTTAAFQQGKIPPTPFSAPPPAGAMIPPPPSLPGPPRPGMMPAPHMGGPPMMPMMGPPPPGMMPVGPAPGMRPPMGGHMPMMPGPPMMRPPARPMMVPTRPGMTRPDR; from the exons ATGCCGAA GTTTTATTGTGACTACTGCGACACATACCTCACCCACGACTCC CCATCTGTGAGAAAGACACACTGCAGTGGCAGGAAACACAAAGAGAATGTGAAGGACTACTATCAGAAATGGATGGAAGAGCAGGCTCAGAGCCTGATTGACAAAACAA CTGCAGCATTTCAGCAAGGAAAAATACCTCCTACTCCATTCTCAGCTCCACCTCCTGCAGGGGCGATGATCCCACCTCCCCCCAGTCTTC cGGGTCCACCTCGCCCTGGTATGATGCCAGCACCCCATATGGGGGGCCCTCCCATGATGCCAATgatgggtcctcctcctcctgggatgATGCCAGTGGGACCTG CTCCTGGAATGAGGCCGCCTATGGGAGGGCACATGCCAATGATGCCTGGGCCCCCAATGATGAGACCTCCTGCCCGTCCTATGATGGTGCCCACTCGGCCCGGAATGACTCGACCAGACAGATAA